A stretch of Flavobacterium sp. N1994 DNA encodes these proteins:
- a CDS encoding DUF5689 domain-containing protein, which translates to MKKSILKLSLLVVLFAAFSSCTKSDTFDSVSQEVQTYSFTPTKTVAQVIAAGISATPTVYTGDDIIEAYVTSTDAAGTFYKSISLQDVQTADGTPIGFSVSADQTMLFQRGFFTGRKIYIKLKGLAIAKVNGSMQIGLVDPADSTQLTGISGTVLANYLFPSATIVDESKLLRHMSLSAAASDAVQNTLITIDNVQFADNSIARTYFDVDSGGYATNHDIVDATLGGTRYFCRISQYAPFSVNNVPTGRGSITGVMTKYSYDYQFIVRSEADFHLTNPRTYNFPATVNENFSSYPATSNYIYKTSFSNPLASSLSFVSFPKYINFANVGTTKKWFVKSGGYLEMSSFGGEVEQNRTYFIVPVDMTAASTFKFDIKAGFYTNGLGLKIYRTVDYVLGMKISDATLYDITGNFSLPTGSTTTFSSSGVYNIPATVTGNGYFVFEYTGTNISTAPPVTTTVDIDNIVIN; encoded by the coding sequence ATGAAAAAAAGCATATTAAAATTAAGCTTACTTGTTGTTCTTTTTGCAGCTTTTTCAAGTTGTACAAAAAGTGATACATTCGATAGTGTAAGCCAAGAGGTGCAAACGTATTCTTTTACACCAACAAAAACAGTTGCTCAAGTTATCGCTGCTGGTATATCTGCAACACCAACCGTATATACTGGTGATGATATTATTGAAGCTTATGTTACATCTACCGATGCTGCTGGAACTTTTTACAAGTCTATTTCTCTTCAAGATGTTCAAACTGCCGATGGAACTCCAATAGGATTTAGTGTAAGTGCTGACCAAACTATGCTTTTCCAAAGAGGTTTTTTTACGGGTAGAAAAATATATATCAAATTAAAAGGTCTTGCTATTGCAAAGGTAAATGGTTCAATGCAAATTGGTCTTGTTGATCCTGCTGATTCTACTCAGTTAACAGGAATTTCGGGAACAGTATTGGCCAACTATTTATTCCCTTCTGCTACTATTGTAGACGAAAGCAAATTGCTTAGACACATGTCATTAAGTGCAGCTGCCTCAGATGCAGTACAGAATACCTTAATTACTATAGATAATGTTCAGTTTGCAGATAATTCAATCGCAAGAACTTATTTCGATGTTGATTCAGGCGGCTATGCTACTAATCATGATATTGTTGATGCAACTTTAGGAGGAACTAGATATTTTTGTAGAATTAGTCAGTATGCCCCATTTTCAGTTAATAATGTTCCTACAGGTAGAGGAAGTATAACAGGAGTAATGACTAAATACTCATACGATTATCAATTCATTGTAAGAAGTGAAGCAGATTTTCATTTGACGAATCCAAGAACCTATAATTTTCCTGCAACTGTAAATGAAAATTTTTCTAGTTATCCAGCAACTTCCAACTATATTTATAAAACTTCTTTTTCCAATCCATTGGCAAGTTCATTGTCATTTGTATCCTTTCCAAAGTATATAAACTTTGCAAATGTTGGCACTACTAAGAAGTGGTTTGTTAAATCTGGAGGTTATTTAGAAATGTCCTCTTTTGGTGGTGAAGTTGAACAAAATAGAACCTATTTTATAGTTCCAGTTGATATGACAGCTGCCAGTACTTTTAAGTTTGACATCAAAGCAGGCTTTTATACAAATGGATTAGGACTTAAAATTTATCGAACTGTTGACTATGTGCTAGGAATGAAAATTTCTGATGCTACTCTTTATGATATTACAGGTAATTTTTCATTACCAACAGGTTCAACAACTACATTCTCTAGCTCAGGAGTTTATAACATTCCTGCTACTGTTACAGGAAACGGTTATTTTGTATTTGAATATACAGGGACTAACATTTCAACAGCACCCCCTGTTACCACAACTGTTGATATAGATAATATCGTTATTAATTAA
- a CDS encoding DUF5017 domain-containing protein, whose product MKTMKCNAVLFVSMIALVLSSCTKDSDVEVPSAKKTIFAENFDDSNLATTGWSSFAQIGTKLWSQGSYNNDGYAQFSSYQSGQPVNVSWLISPPINMDAQEGEKLFFQSCQDGFVRNIDNSIELYVSTDYDGVSFNNAGWEKVSFTFPTQNTKKYVYVDSGIIDLSSYRGTLYFAFKVKGTSSLTGGYQVDNVRVFY is encoded by the coding sequence ATGAAAACAATGAAATGTAATGCAGTTCTTTTTGTTAGCATGATAGCTTTAGTGCTTTCAAGCTGTACAAAAGATAGTGATGTTGAAGTGCCATCTGCCAAAAAAACTATTTTTGCAGAAAACTTTGATGATAGTAATTTAGCAACTACTGGATGGAGTAGTTTTGCTCAAATAGGAACCAAACTTTGGTCACAAGGCTCATACAATAATGATGGATACGCTCAATTTAGCTCCTACCAATCAGGACAACCAGTTAACGTCTCTTGGTTAATTTCACCTCCTATCAATATGGATGCTCAAGAAGGAGAGAAATTATTTTTTCAATCATGTCAAGATGGTTTTGTTCGTAATATTGATAACTCAATTGAACTTTATGTTTCTACCGATTATGATGGAGTATCATTTAATAATGCAGGTTGGGAAAAAGTCTCTTTTACTTTTCCAACACAAAACACCAAAAAATATGTATATGTTGATTCAGGAATAATCGATTTGTCATCTTATAGAGGAACATTGTATTTTGCATTCAAAGTGAAAGGAACATCATCTCTAACAGGAGGTTATCAAGTTGATAACGTTAGAGTTTTTTATTAA